One Pecten maximus chromosome 16, xPecMax1.1, whole genome shotgun sequence DNA window includes the following coding sequences:
- the LOC117344512 gene encoding uncharacterized protein LOC117344512: MPSNKHWCAVPECNSDGRKIGRYGFMQNVQFFPFPSGEKKPKLRKRWLDQIMRKDYEAKQHHRVCSLHFIDGKPTDDHPVPTLFGRNNYGRPKSERNTSSITKRQAAEELESDPSYEEIDCPSEIDTVFSPPFVCTVEVETDAVDLSDDHSCFISKDISDDHRYSVRQTLISDSHTSRDAAVQTDLSMFDIQDTSQKLEDLEQKLANKDTLLRDLFVDKVTRTDESVMQYTGIPSKDLLFGLFGILNRSSPTLKYWCGQGATKEMPSYQENPQKQKSGPKRKLSRFEEFILTLVKLRLALLTFFLADIFGISKSRVSQTYITWINFMFVIFTPLLKWPSYKQVKKFMPRCFKLLFPKTTCIIDCTEFFIEKPRSPSAQSLTYSSYKQRNTFKALISITPSGCINFESNLWSGNTSDKYITRESGFLDNIKPGDEVMADRGFLIRDLLLEHHATLNIPPFTRKCSWGKGKRLNASEIKKTRNIAKLRIHVERAIERLKNFHSLSNTMPLSCKPVANQMLKVCSFLCNLQRPLVKK, translated from the exons ATGCCGTCGAACAAGCATTGGTGCGCTGTACCCGAATGTAATTCAGACGGAAGGAAAATAGGTAGATATGGTTTTATGCAAAATGTTCAGTTTTTCCCCTTTCCGAGCGGTGAAAAGAAGCCCAAACTGCGAAAACGATGGCTTGACCAAATCATGAGAAAGGACTATGAAGCAAAACAACACCACCGTGTTTGCTCGCTCCATTTCATTGACGGTAAACCAACTGATGACCATCCAGTCCCTACACTCTTTGGTAGAAACAATTATGGAAGACCCAAATCAGAGAGGAATACTTCTTCCATTACAAAACGACAGGCTGCAGAG gAACTAGAATCTGATCCATCCTATGAAGAAATTGACTGTCCAAGTGAAATTGATACAGTGTTTTCTCCTCCATTTGTCTGTACTGTTGAGGTAGAAACAGATGCAGTGGATTTATCTGATGATCATTCATGCTTCATATCTAAAG ATATATCAGATGACCACCGCTACTCGGTGAGACAAACACTTATATCAGACAGTCACACATCCAGAGATGCTGCTGTCCAAACAGACTTGTCAATGTTCGACATACAAGACACTTCACAGAAACTTGAAGACCTGGAACAGAAATTGGCAAATAAGGATACCCTTTTGAGGGATTTATTTGTTGATAAGGTGACCAGAACAGATGAAAGTGTAATGCAATATACAGGCATACCATCAAAGGATTTGCTTTTTGGACTGTTTG GAATACTAAATAGATCTTCTCCAACTCTGAAGTACTGGTGTGGTCAAGGAGCTACTAAAGAGATGCCCAGCTACCAAGAGAATCCCCAGAAGCAAAAGAGTGGCCCAAAAAGGAAGCTTTCTCGGTTTGAGGAGTTCATTTTGACTTTAGTAAAGCTCCGTCTGGCATTGCTGACCTTTTTTTTAGCTGATATTTTTGGAATCTCGAAAAGCAGAGTCTCCCAAACATACATCACTTGGATTAACTTTATGTTTGTCATTTTCACTCCATTATTGAAGTGGCCTTCATATAAACAAGTGAAAAAGTTTATGCCAAGATGTTTCAAATTACTTTTTCCAAAGACAACATGTATCATTGATTGTACAgaattttttattgaaaaaccAAGATCACCATCAGCACAAAGCTTAACATATAGTTCTTACAAACAAAGGAACACTTTCAAAGCTCTGATCAGCATTACTCCATCTGGCTGTATTAATTTTGAGTCAAATCTATGGAGTGGTAACACATCTGACAAATACATAACAAGAGAAAGTGGATTTTTAGATAACATCAAACCTGGAGATGAAGTTATGGCAGACAGGGGTTTTTTGATAAGGGATTTATTATTGGAACATCATGCTACTTTGAATATCCCACCTTTTACTCGAAAATGTTCTTGGGGTAAAGGCAAACGTCTCAATGCTAGTGAAATTAAGAAAACACGAAATATAGCCAAACTTCGAATTCATGTGGAGAGAGCGATTGAACGACTGAAAAATTTTCACAGTTTGTCAAACACTATGCCCTTAAGTTGTAAGCCAGTTGCCAACCAGATGTTGAAAGTGTGTTCTTTCCTTTGTAATCTGCAGCGACCTTTAGTGAAAAAATGA
- the LOC117344514 gene encoding uncharacterized protein LOC117344514 — translation MDVLRRTVDGIVLDDVGQVQWISDLTSIPTVEYCDILIYFMKVCGWSETRLKNYKSDSGYKLYLDHHISEVCLGAIPNSGSYMYVKASCIPETRQSATPYSTWLLIKQDGHVKSGGCTCVADDGTCKHCVALLFAMSAFCERHQDRSTEVGTDVACVWDKPKKTTTPLEIEDMDIRVNKVTPKPKSASAENYNPTVRSECLSKRQVEKEIFTLCKGSNSVLLQALDPPSDDDDSLDDETFPPTLLEIAETLKGNGDDVNALASKVNSAHSGAETVNRIEEMTRGQADNPDWFAYRTGRVTASIFSSVMHFRFNENYDNYIVKKIMCPQPPAMFSRSSGPDVLKFGKDHEPIARSLYTTQYATSHKTSSVRECGLFIDAEHPFMGASPDGVVCCKCCGKGLLEVKCSYSFRDSTPQTVCDDPHYHLYSDDANIIHLKTDSPWYIQIQGQMGVCKINWCDFVFYTKKGFSVERIYFDPAVYEQIIEKSERFWNKYVARALLQ, via the exons ATGGACGTCTTGAGACGAACCGTCGACGGGATTGTGTTAGATGACGTCGGTCAGGTACAGTGGATATCAGATCTTACATCTATCCCTACCGTGGAGTATTGTGACATTCTGatttatttcatgaaagttTGTGGTTGGTCTGAAACAAGGTTGAAGAATTATAAAAGTGACAGTGGCTACAAGTTGTATCTTGATCATCACATCAGTGAAGTGTGTCTCGGTGCCATTCCAAACAGTGGgtcgtacatgtatgtgaagGCCTCCTGTATTCCAGAGACTAGACAAAGTGCTACACCATATTCTACATGGCTCCTTATAAAGCAGGACGGACATGTGAAATCTGGTGGTTGTACATGTGTTGC TGATGATGGTACATGTAAGCATTGTGTGGCTTTGCTGTTTGCCATGTCAGCATTCTGCGAACGACATCAAGACAGGAGCACTGAGGTTGGTACAGATGTTGCTTGTGTGTGGGACAAACCCAAGAAAACAACTACACCGTTGGAGATTGAGGACATGGATATCCGTGTAAACAAGGTAACACCCAAGCCCAAGTCTGCTAGTGCTGAAAACTACAATCCCACAGTAAGGTCAGAGTGTTTGTCAAAAAGACAGGTGGAGAAAGAGATCTTCACTTTGTGTAAGGGGAGTAACAGTGTACTTTTACAAGCTTTGGATCCACCaagtgatgatgatgacagtTTAGATGATGAAACTTTCCCACCTACATTGCTGGAAATTGCAGAAACTCTGAAAGGTAATGGTGATGATGTAAATGCCTTAGCCTCAAAAGTTAATTCAGCACACTCTGGTGCAGAAACTGTGAACAGGATTGAAGAAATGACCAGGGGTCAAGCTGATAATCCTGATTGGTTCGCTTATAGGACAGGACGTGTGACAGCCTCCATATTTTCCTCAGTGATGCACTTTAGATTTAATGAAAACTATGATAACTATATTGTGAAGAAAATCATGTGTCCCCAACCACCAGCTATGTTCTCGAGGTCAAGTGGTCCAGATGTTCTCAAGTTTGGCAAGGATCATGAACCTATTGCACGGTCGTTGTACACAACACAGTATGCCACTAGCCACAAGACGTCATCAGTCAGAGAGTGTGGTTTGTTTATTGATGCTGAACATCCATTCATGGGTGCCTCACCCGATGGTGTTGTGTGCTGTAAGTGTTGTGGGAAAGGATTATTAGAGGTGAAATGTTCATATTCATTTAGAGATTCAACGCCTCAAACTGTATGTGATGATCCCCACTACCACTTGTACAGTGATGATGCAAATATCATCCATTTGAAAACTGATTCCCCTTGGTACATTCAGATTCAGGGACAGATGGGAGTGTGTAAGATCAACTGGTGTGACTTTGTATTTTACACAAAGAAAGGGTTTTCTGTGGAAAGGATCTATTTTGACCCAGCTGTTTATGAACAAATCATTGAAAAATCTGAAAGATTTTGGAACAAGTATGTTGCAAGGGCATTGTTGCAATAG